In Struthio camelus isolate bStrCam1 chromosome 4, bStrCam1.hap1, whole genome shotgun sequence, a genomic segment contains:
- the CENPC gene encoding centromere protein C isoform X2, which yields MAEALNLFKKDYRTRFCHGGGKQIDIQPGQNVLKIIQDCFESYGSDVTINSPSTTRCSTPVVRNKKGTSIQSEKPNAGLTNSVKNTCSSADSVSASPLKTVISKGWSPESHVKPAIHDYVSDANKTEVPVSKGESSNKNVTADTNDLDGSSCKTDNILKDVEVLCKSPANSSVFEDDHEAVGSPLLVEEAISSPVPVLRFDEQNTPTAFKSRVEVENLGGPQTGKNEQLVLVQGTDHTAVSSVQKKKSSFSSAFLAAVMTGTLGKRCSASISPPSPPLVKDQDLEIENECEFLIDESDGVSFNSWFSIPQKNKKPKKDGSATPTLKSQSSERQKTESKKGRNRKVQIEALDKQQTHDLDVRVQRDFRSAAELETVSSDREGNVLKSQRQSRTHMEKTKKEALKQGSPKQRKDPSLKPEDEEMLSSLSGLDTKASDAEGCKKRVMATEDSSVPSTGDQQEHTLWPKKNLKSSNYVQSTLRTSQHLVHKKQNVKQKLSKDTAPKKLAEGARKKMKAFGKKGSNKKTQLQTVESSESETVEEGLERESVKLNEAFPSPLHLELQTSMLQNLTNPEKPKNVLHSLESLGSTNNKTPVKPKELLQNLIDTVQNSEKRSSAKSPRKIPEEIRRKARKSVCSNSEDTEPQNTTGSESSSVQDLVEKKPKPSDVKTKSNKRKRSMQHGSQDSSAAEKAMNHRSGPLLEDDVKFTSRRKSFACKQDNSSSDNSEDLNCQINDLLSNSIARHKIVMPSNTPNVRRTKRIRLKPLEYWRGERVNYTMMPSGLVISGIVCPETEPRRKIKRKKGGHKQKRNQTRSEIAANLGQTLADTSKPTVVLDPITNKEVLLECINTENRHSCFFKDESVEIYKNLNTSDFATGKLVLKPFKEKGHQFVHMDTIAFHVIHGKIVLTLHKTSYYLTTGDFFYVPAGNGYNIRNILNEASILLFTQLKRDRPKAREEMLETSSP from the exons ATGGCGGAGGCCTTG AACCTTTTCAAAAAAGACTACAGAACAAGATTCTGCCATGGAGGAGG gAAACAGATTGATATACAACCAGGCCAGAACGTACTGAAAATCATACAAGACTGCTTCGAAA GTTATGGTAGTGATGTTACAATAAATTCTCCGAGTACAACACGTTGCTCAACTCCTGTTGTTAGAAACAAAAAGGGGACTTCAATACAAAGTGAAAAG CCAAATGCAGGTTTAACTAACTCTGTGAAAAACACCTGTAGTTCCGCAGACTCCGTATCTGCATCACCACTGAAAACAGTCATCAGCAAAG GATGGTCACCTGAATCACACGTGAAGCCTGCGATACATGATTACGTATCTGATGCTAACAAAACAGAGGTTCCTGTGTCTAAAGGTGAAAGCTCAAATAAAAATGTCACTGCAGACACCAATGATCTTGATGGATCTTCTTGCAAAACAGATAATATATTAAAAGATGTCGAAGTGCTATGCAAAAGTCCTGCCAACTCCTCAGTCTTTGAGGATGATCACGAGGCTGTGGGATCACCTCTTCTTGTGGAGGAAGCAATAAGTTCTCCTGTCCCTGT ATTACGTTTTGATGAGCAAAATACTCCTACTGCATTTAAGAGCCGTGTGGAAGTTGAAAATTTGGGAGGACCTCAAACTGGGAAAAATGAGCAGCTTGTTCTGGTGCAAGGAACAGACCATACTGCTGTGTCCTCTGTACAGAAAAAGAAGTCGTCTTTCTCTTCAGCGTTCTTAGCAGCTGTAATGACAGGAACACTTGGAAAAAG GTGTTCAGCCTCAATATCACCACCATCACCTCCTCTTGTGAAAGATCAAGatttagaaatagaaaatgaatgtGAATTTTTAATTGATGAATCAGATGGTGTGTCTTTTAATTCTTGGTTTTCAATACCCCAgaagaacaaaaaaccaaaaaaagatggCTCTGCAACTCCTACTTTGAAATCTCAGTCCTCTGAAAGGCAGAAGACAGAAAGTAAGAAAGGCAGGAACAGAAAGGTACAGATTGAAGCACTTGATAAACAGCAAACGCATGATTTGGATGTCAGAGTGCAACGTGACTTCAGAAGTGCAGCAGAATTGGAGACAGTATCTTCTGACAGGGAAGGAAATGTCCTTAAATCTCAAAGACAAAGCAGAACTCATATGG AAAAGACTAAAAAGGAAGCACTTAAGCAAGGTTctccaaaacagagaaaagaccCGTCCTTGAAACCAGAAGATGAAGAAATGTTATCATCACTGTCTGGATTAGACACAAAAGCATCTGATGCAGAAGGATGTAAAAAAAGGGTGATGGCAACTGAGGATTCATCTGTGCCTTCAACTGGAGATCAACAGGAGCATACTCTTTGGCCAAAAAAGAATCTCAAGTCTTCAAACTATGTGCAGTCCACTTTAAGAACGTCTCAGCATTTAGTTCACAAGAAACAGAATGTTAAGCAGAAACTTTCGAAAGATACTGCACCTAAGAAACTGGCAGAAGGtgccagaaagaaaatgaaagcatttggCAAGAAAGGTAGCAATAAAAAGACTCAATTGCAAACAGTGGAGAGTTCTGAAAGTGAAACTGTTGAAGAAGGGCTTGAAAGAGAGTCTGTAAAGTTAAATGAAGCGTTTCCATCACCATTGCATCTGGAACTACAGACTTCTATGCTTCAGAATTTGACTAACCCTGAAAAACCTAAAAATGTTTTGCATTCGTTGGAATCACTTGGCAGTACAAATAACAAAACTCCTGTAAAACCTAAAGAGCTACTGCAGAATCTCATAGACACTGTGCAGAATTCTGAGAAGAGGTCATCAGCTAAGTCTCCAAGGAAAATACCTGAAGAGATTCGTCGCAAAGCCCGTAAAAGTGTATGCTCAAACTCTGAGGACACTGAGCCTCAAAATACAACAGGTTCTGAGAGCTCTTCTGTGCAggacctggtagaaaaaaaacccaagccatcagatgtgaaaacaaaaagtaacaaaagaaaaCGTAGCATGCAACATGGATCACA AGATTcctctgcagctgagaaagcTATGAATCATAGAAG tggGCCTTTACTAGAAGATGATGTTAAATTTACTTCCAGAAGGAAGTCCTTTGCTTGTAAACAGGATAATTCATCTTCAG ATAACTCTGAAGATTTGAATTGTCAAATAAACGATCTGTTGTCAAACAGTATAGCAAGGCATAAAATAg taatgCCCTCCAACACACCTAATGTTCGTCGGACAAAAAGGATACGATTGAAACCTTTGGAATATTGGCGAGGGGAGCGCGTGAACTATACAATGATGCCTTCAG GACTTGTGATCAGTGGAATAGTGTGTCCTGAAACAGAACCTCGCAGGAAGATTAAACGGAAGAAGGGTGGTCATAAGCAGAAAAGGAATCAGACAA GGAGTGAGATAGCTGCAAATTTGGGTCAGACCCTAGCTGATACTTCTAAGCCAACTGTTGTACTGGACCCAATTACAAATAAGGAAGTTCTTCTAG agtgTATTAACACTGAAAACAGACATTCATGCTTCTTTAAAGATGAATcagtagaaatatataaaaatctgAATACTTCTGATTTTGCAACTGGTAAATTGGTCTTGAAACCATTTAAAGAAAAGGGACACCAGTTTGTTCACATGGATACAATA GCTTTCCATGTTATCCACGGCAAAATTGTTCTTACCTTGCATAAGACGTCATACTATCTGACTACAGGGGACTTTTTCTATGTTCCAGCAG ggaaCGGATATAACATACGTAATATTCTGAATGAAGCAAGCATTCTTCTTTTCACACAACTGAAAAGAGATAG